A single Cucumis melo cultivar AY chromosome 4, USDA_Cmelo_AY_1.0, whole genome shotgun sequence DNA region contains:
- the LOC103503979 gene encoding probable galacturonosyltransferase-like 1, with protein MPSPLLLLLLLLSVAANAATFKEAPQFYNSPDCPSIADDLEDPDENDQHLCFNRAVHVAMTLDTAYIRGSMAAVLSVLQHSSCPQNVIFHFVYSASANSSFLRTTLSHSFPYLKFQLYPFDDEAVSRLISTSIRSALDCPLNYARSYLANLLPTCVARVVYLDSDLILVDDIAKLSAHPLGADSVLAAPEYCNANFTAYFTPSFWSNPSLSLTFANRKACYFNTGVMVIDLDRWRAGDYTTKIEEWMELQKRMRIYELGSLPPFLLVFGGRIAPVEHRWNQHGLGGDNIRGLCRDLHPGPVSLLHWSGKGKPWARLDANRPCPLDALWVPYDLLETPFSIDS; from the coding sequence ATGCCCTCccccctcctcctccttctcctcctcctctcCGTCGCCGCCAATGCCGCAACTTTCAAAGAAGCCCCCCAATTTTATAATTCCCCAGACTGCCCTTCCATCGCCGACGACCTCGAGGACCCAGATGAGAACGACCAACATCTCTGCTTCAATCGCGCCGTCCACGTGGCCATGACGTTGGACACAGCTTACATACGTGGCTCCATGGCCGCCGTACTTTCCGTTCTTCAACACTCTTCGTGTCCTCAAAACGTAATTTTCCACTTCGTCTATTCCGCATCCGCCAACTCGTCCTTTCTACGCACCACCCTTTCTCACTCATTCCCTTACCTGAAATTCCAACTCTACCCTTTCGATGACGAAGCCGTCTCGCGATTGATCTCTACCTCAATCCGATCCGCGTTGGACTGTCCTTTGAACTACGCACGTAGCTACTTAGCCAACCTCCTTCCCACGTGCGTCGCCCGAGTTGTCTACCTTGACTCGGACCTGATCCTCGTCGACGACATTGCCAAACTCTCCGCTCACCCACTCGGTGCTGACTCGGTCCTCGCCGCGCCAGAGTATTGCAACGCTAATTTCACTGCCTACTTTACGCCGTCGTTTTGGTCTAACCCGTCCCTGTCTTTAACGTTCGCGAACCGGAAGGCGTGTTACTTTAACACGGGGGTCATGGTGATCGATCTGGACCGGTGGCGAGCTGGGGATTACACGACCAAGATTGAGGAATGGATGGAATTGCAAAAGAGGATGAGAATCTACGAATTGGGATCTTTGCCGCCGTTTTTGTTGGTTTTCGGTGGGAGAATTGCTCCGGTGGAGCATCGGTGGAATCAGCACGGGCTAGGCGGCGATAATATCAGAGGACTGTGCAGAGATCTGCATCCCGGTCCGGTCAGTTTGCTGCATTGGAGTGGGAAAGGTAAACCGTGGGCTCGGTTGGACGCGAACCGGCCCTGCCCATTGGACGCACTTTGGGTTCCGTATGATTTGTTAGAGACCCCATTTTCGATTGATTCATGA